CGATGCCAGGCCCAACCCGGCCATAGAAGCCCTGCGCCAACTCGAAGTTGATCATCTCAGCCCATTGGAGGCTTTAACCAAACTTTACGAACTCAAACGCCTTGTGGACGTAGAATAAAGCTTAACAATCGCTACATAAGTACAGAAAGGACTGTAGCGTGACACGTTGGGCGGATGGCATCTATGACAGCGATGCCGCACTGGATTACTTTTCTACGATCACGGATTGGCTAGAGCGAGAACTCGCTTACTGGTTATCGCCAGAGAATGTGCAGCATCATAGCCGATGGGTTGCTGAGGTGATGTCCGTCATTGAGTTGATCCTGCTTTTTGAGCGATATCATAAAGGCAGTGAAGATTACGTCTGTGACCGGCGAGCCGTCCAGCGATGGCGTACTATCTTCTTTGACATTTGGGACGATGAATGGGATGTCGTCGCGAAAAATGATTTCCCTCATAATCGCCAAGCGTTCAGAGAAAAAGAACGTGCCACGATTGCGCTGCTCTTTGATTACCTGGAAAACAAAGCACTTTACTTAGAAGATGATGATTTAGCCGACCAGACACGACTGCCGAAGGTGCCACTTCCGCGCTATTCTAAATATAAGTGGTATACTGACTTTGGTCAGGCAACGATCAAAACAGGTCAAGTCATCCAGGACCTCATCAAGTACCTGGAACAGACAATTATTTACTATCACTCGCCGGAAAAATGGGCGCTTGTGATCAGTACGGGCATGGAAGAAGCCTGGGTCGCTGTCGATTTACTGGGTTTTATCACAGAAACTTATGAACTAAGCCCGGGGGTGTACAGTCAAACCGTCGAAGCGTGGTACGCAACGGCTGTAGAAAACTGTAATACATCCAAAGAAACGCGTTCGACCGATTGGATTGAATCCGATCCTTACTTCCAGAATGTGAAGCGCGCATATGATAAACTGGAAGCCATAGCCAAAAAGTACAAGCCGATGGTTTAGAAAAATCAGAAAAAGCCCAAGCCCATGGAACAGCGGTACTTCCCTGAAAATTATTTCAAACGTCTGGATGAAGGCAGCGACCACGATTTTTACAGCGAGCCACGCAAAGTGGTCCATATTGATGAAGAGGCGATTGCCGCGTTACAGGCTTACTACGCAAAACATGTCCCGCCACATGGCGACTATCTCGACCTCATGAGCAGTTGGCGCTCACATATTCCCCCATCGCTTGACCCAATCTCTGTGACGGGGTTGGGTATGAATGCAGAAGAAATGGGCGACAACCCCCAGTTGGATGAATTTATCGTCCATGACCTGAATGTCACGCCCATGCTGCCCTACCCGGATAACCGCTGGGATGCCGTATTGTGCGCTGTTAGCATCCAATACCTACAAAACCCCATTGATGTCTTCCGTCATGTCAACCGTACCCTCAAGCCAGATGGCATTTTCATCGTAAGTTTTTCCAATCGATGCTTCCCTACAAAGGCTATTTCAATCTGGCTCAATATGAATGAGGAAGAACAAGTTGAATTGGTGAAGCGCTACTTTGAACTAGCCGGGAATTTTACCGATATACAAACAAAGGCCATCACACCGGATGGCCAGGACCCTCTTTATATTGTCAGTGGCAGAAAAGCGCTGGATTTATAGTCAATCACGCATCACGGCGATAGCTTTAGATCTTAATCGCCAACTGCCGGGATTGCAGCCGCAGCCGGGTTTGGTTCTGGGATTGCGGCTTCAACTTCTTCAATCAAACCTTCTGAATAGAGCACACGCTTAAAGCTTGTAATGGCGACTTCGCACATGCCAAGGTCTGGTTCGCGCGTGGTCAGATGCTGCAACATGAGATTGGGCTTGACCAGGACACGTACCCACGGGCGATGGATATTATTGGCAGACCAGCGCAGATACTCATAAGCAATCCCCGCAATGACCGGGATGAGCACAATGCGTGACAGAATCAGCAGCAAAAAGGGCGGCCGCCCCAACAGCGAGAAGACAATCACGCTGACGAATACCACGGTCAGCAAGAACGCCGTACCACAGCGGGGATGTTCAATCGGGTATGTGATGACCGTTTCCGGCGTCAGCTCCGCACCCGCTTCATAGGCATTGATTGTCTTATGTTCAGCGCCATGATAGCCAAACAAGCGCTTCACATCGTTGAGCTGGCCTATCAGAGAGATATAAGCGATCAAGATCGCCAGTTGGACCACGGCTTCGATGAAGTTGATGATCGTCGCTTCGACACCGATAGGCAGGGCTTCATAGAAGATGAAAACATTGCTACCGCCGCTTTCAGCTTCCACCACGTCACCATCGGCTGCTGTTTCAACTTGTTCAACCGCCGCGTCCGAGGAGGTTGAGGTAATGCCCAATGCGCTGCCGATGCCTGTTGCCAGCGTCGTTGGCAGCAAGAAAAACAGCCCGATGCCGATGAGCAAAGAGACAGCCAGTGTGGCAAAACCAACCGGGCCATTAAAGCTAACGTCTTCTTCTTCACCCAGTGCCACATCTGCGGACCACATCAGGGCACGTGTACCAAGCCCCAGGGAATCCCACAGGCCTACCAGGCCACGTACAAAAGGGGTCCGGGCAATCCAACCCCGATAGAGTGTTTTATTCAAAGGCTGCTCATGGACGACGATTTGCCCTTCCGGGTCCCGTACAGCGATAGCGGCATTATTCGCCCCACGCATCAGCACACCTTCAATAACAGCCTGCCCGCCATAAGAAAACTTAATTTCCTGAGGGGCACTCTTTGGTTTTTCCACGCTGCGACTCCTAATCTGCAAACTCCAGCGGTGTCACGCCATCCGGCGTCTGTTCTGTAATCATAATAGGGCCATAAGCCGTCAAAATGAGCGGCTCCCCACCGATAAAACAGCCATCTACATCTGTACAGTGGGCGGCATCTAGAGGCACACTATACACCCCATCTTGTGTGGGAACAATTAGGAACTCCCCTTGCAGGGTCGTCCGATAAGCTTTGTCGTCATCCAATTGAATATTCACCGTCGCGTGGGCCTCCGTGCGGGCCCAGGCCACCAACGTCTGACGGCCATTCTCATGCTGTAACAAGACGCCTGTCAGCGTTTCTGTCTGCGCCATCGTGGCGTTGGTCACATCCGCGAACTGCCCCACCAACATATGATACGTTTCGTAAGCTGGCCGAGATTGCGCATTTGCAGGGCTAAGAATACCAAATGACTCCGCATTTGGCGGCAAATCCTGGTCATACAGCTTATAAACGGCGATCCGTTCTGCATCAGCGGCGAGCGCTAAGGCAACCGCCTGCACCAGATAACTAGCTTGATGCGATAAATCCAGGTCGTAAACCGGGCGATCCACGGGCCAATTGGGGTCATCTGTCGGGGCCGCATTGGTTTCATTAATCCAGATGGCTTTGTTTTGCAGGCCATGTTCATCAAGCGAACGCTGCACCCGCTGTACGAGGTCATAAACCGTCTCTGAACGGAAGTAAACGTGCAAGCTGACGACATCAAAGTAATAATTGTTCGCTGCGGCATCGGGGTCCTGCATGATGCGATCCAACAAGCGCTCAATGTACGGCGTGCGCCCTTCGTTGACATCATGCCAGTAAGTCGTACCAGCCAGATGAATACGTGCAGCGGGGTTCGCACTGCGAGCGGCTAAATAAGCTACCTTGACCATGCGGAAGTAGTCTTCAAGGTCGCCTTCGTATTCAAATCCATAAGTTTCCGGATCAATATCGGGTTCATTCCAGATAATGAAGCGAGAGACACCACGAGAAGCATAATAGGCCGCCGTTTTGCTGACAAACTGCCCCCAAGTATTGCCTGGGTCATCATAGGGCAAATAAAGTCCACGTGGCACCCCTGGCCCAGGCGTCCCATCTGTGGCCCATGCAGGCGTCGTCTTGAGCAAAGCGACAACTTCACGGTTGCAAGCTGATGCGGCCTTCAGCCAGCGATCATCCACATTGAGCGTATGCCAATCTTCAGGGCCAGTTGGCTGATGCTGCGCCCAATCAAAGATGATGCGCTCCCAGCCCACGCCTAAATCACAGGTCACATCCGGAAACCAGAAGCCCTCTACAATGCCAAAGCGGTTCGCAGGACTAAAATCCTGCTGTGCCTGCCCGATGCTACTTATAAACAGCAGCAGCAAACTTAAAAGCACGATGCGCCGCTTCATGCTTGGGCAACCTCCGCCGGGCGCACATCTTTGAGGTTCAGTTGCAAATTACGACGCCCCTGCCACTCATTCATCTCCAGATTATAGACCACATCCAGGTAATCCGGCATTGCGCCATTCCAATGCCCCAGACGGAAGCCAATGCAATCAATAGGTGGTTCGCCCTCAGCCACAACGCGCATCTTCAGATGCTGGTCATCACTGCCAACGGTGCGATAATCAACAACGCGCACGCCGCGCGTCAAAAAGACAGGCTGCTCATTGCCATTACCCGTTGGTTCTAACGCGGATAGTTCATCAACCATATGGGAAGAAAGCTGCCGCATGGGCAGTTCCATATCAATAGACAGGATGGGCAGCAGTTCACGGCCAGCAAGCGCTTGTTCAGCCATTTCCAGCAAGCGCCGCTCCAGAACATCAATATTGTGGTTCATAATCGTGAAGCCCGCCGCCTGGGCGTGTCCGCCATGCCGCACCAATAAATCCGCACAAGCATCGAGCGCCTGCGTAATATGGAACTCTGGAATGCTTCGACAAGAAGCATGGCTTTCTTCCGGCCCTTTATCCAGGATAATCGCAGGGCGATAGTACGCCTCCGTCAGGCGGCCTGCCACAAGCCCGACAATCCCTGGCGAAACAGCATCATCAGCGGCAAAGATGAGGTTGCCATTTCCCAAGCCGCCCGCATCGATATAAGTCTGGATACGTCCTTGAGCTTCCCGCGTGAGAGACTGCCGCTTGCTGTTGAGTGTCTGTAAAGCTTCTGCATAGCCACGAGCTTCTTCAACCGTCTGGGCAGAGAGCAGTTTATAAGCGACCAGCG
The Phototrophicus methaneseepsis DNA segment above includes these coding regions:
- a CDS encoding DUF1385 domain-containing protein produces the protein MEKPKSAPQEIKFSYGGQAVIEGVLMRGANNAAIAVRDPEGQIVVHEQPLNKTLYRGWIARTPFVRGLVGLWDSLGLGTRALMWSADVALGEEEDVSFNGPVGFATLAVSLLIGIGLFFLLPTTLATGIGSALGITSTSSDAAVEQVETAADGDVVEAESGGSNVFIFYEALPIGVEATIINFIEAVVQLAILIAYISLIGQLNDVKRLFGYHGAEHKTINAYEAGAELTPETVITYPIEHPRCGTAFLLTVVFVSVIVFSLLGRPPFLLLILSRIVLIPVIAGIAYEYLRWSANNIHRPWVRVLVKPNLMLQHLTTREPDLGMCEVAITSFKRVLYSEGLIEEVEAAIPEPNPAAAAIPAVGD
- a CDS encoding class I SAM-dependent methyltransferase, which translates into the protein MEQRYFPENYFKRLDEGSDHDFYSEPRKVVHIDEEAIAALQAYYAKHVPPHGDYLDLMSSWRSHIPPSLDPISVTGLGMNAEEMGDNPQLDEFIVHDLNVTPMLPYPDNRWDAVLCAVSIQYLQNPIDVFRHVNRTLKPDGIFIVSFSNRCFPTKAISIWLNMNEEEQVELVKRYFELAGNFTDIQTKAITPDGQDPLYIVSGRKALDL